In the Primulina eburnea isolate SZY01 chromosome 15, ASM2296580v1, whole genome shotgun sequence genome, AATTTGAACTACATATTTGAGACATGAAATATAAATAAGGCAGATgggataatttttttattcttcttTTCAGAATACAACAAAGTctctaataaattaattatcttTCTATAATAAAGAATTTTTTTGTTCTCAAATTTGGTTAGTGtgctaaattaataatttttaaaattaataagatAATAATTTTTGGAACACACATGTGTAAAATTATGGTTCTTCACagtcataaattaattattctctaaaattacaaaaataattaGGTAATTTTAGTAAAATATGATtatattgttgtttatttttttcacaaaatttaattgtattgttatttttttaCGTAGTAAATTATATTTGATTGGTTAATACAATGTTTTATGGAATATTAAAAACAATGAAAATAATttacttatttttataaatatatatgtagaataattttttttatgttaatttttaaaaataggaTGCATTCATTGACATAACACAATGATTGTAATTCAATTTATATTTGCAGGAAAAAAAACTcttcaaaataataaattattaatttattaattaattaatatatatctaaataaataaaatattatgattccaacattatcaatttataaatattttactatATTTCATACATTTAGTTTTACAAACATTTTTGTCAACTACAAGTTCATTTTTTAAGTCCAAAAACtgtgttttttaaaattaaataagcccttgaattttttattcatttttaatgtagatgatataattttttgaCGCAAAAACTGAtataaaaccgtctcacatattaatttTATGAATCTCTTACTCGACCGatctattaaaaaattatttttatgcaaaaaaaattatttttttccttttatatATGAACCTGACCACCTCCTCACAAAAGAATtacttatttttattattgtttttttaaacattatttattttatatctcCAGTAGTAATGTTTAAAAAGTAAAGCTTAAACTTCAACTtcacttaaataataaaaaaaatttactttctTGCAGTGAATAGAATTAATACACCAAAGACAAAAAGAATAGTCGATAAACAGAATGGATTGAGCAGAAAACATGAACATTGAGGTAAAAATTTAGACAGTTAAATTTCTGAAAAATCAGCAAGCAAGGTTAATGTTCAGGAACTATAATGTGAGCAAGACAAAGAGTACTCATAAACTCAACACATGATCCCAAAATATCACGGCCTTTTGACTGCAAATATCATTGAAAACACATCATCAGATTGCAATGAAGTAACCTGGAGAACATATCCAAGCAACGATGATACCGAGTAGAGCTCCCGCAAAGACCTGAGACGGAGTGTGACCAAGTAGTTCCTTGAGCTTTCTTTCGCTTATTGGATGGCCTTGGAACAGATCTTCAACTATCAGATTGAGGACCTAgagagattattattattatttagtaCAGTATGGCCTGGCCTGGCCTACTTATGAATAAAGAACACTATCAAGAAATGAGGATATTTCAAGACAATCCACTGCACTGTATTTAGATTTGCAGCTCCTCTATACATCAAGAAATCATTCATTTTCAAAAGTAAGTCAAGGTAAAATACAGGAATAAACAAGTGGGTGGGGGTGGCGCCAGTTCAGGTTGAATTCAATTAGAagaagataattatataaagttCTTCCTTCACCGTGCAGATTTACAGAAAACCCCACTCATTAAGAATTTAAAGGATGTTTGGTAGCTTCATTCAAATATTAGATATTCCAGTGGTCCAGTATCACTATAGATGATAGACATCAATACCCGAAAAATCCTTGCTCTATTGCCTATGCCCAAACATAGGTGGGAAGAAGTGAGACTTCAATGCTGGTCTCACCAATGAGTTCAGGGCCAATGTAATGCTTAGCTAAGTTCAGTAGGACACTAGGACGTGCCAGACATGTAAgttatattaaattatttacatCTTGTTTCGCATGCGATCCGTTTGCATGCTACTATGCTACATGACCTAATTGAGACCTGCGGTGGTCTGTGTCTATTAACCCATTTAGGTTGGAATATTACAAAACGTGACAGCAATCAAATTTCTAGCAGGACCACAACAGCAGCATATATTCCTAAGAGAAGCACCTAAAAGAAGATAAAAGACCTTCAGAGGTAACTTGTCCATTATTCAGACAATGCCAAATTCGAAAATCTTGTAAGGATTAGTTTAACCCTCGAGTTAATGGCCCTTACTTCAAAACCTTTTCCATGCCAAGCCTTTTCAATAGCAGGAGTATTTTGAACTTGCAGTTCACTCATCAATGAAttctaaacaaaataaaatcctaaaAAACCCTTCCGAAGCATGCCATATATCAAGAAGAATGTACAAAACAATCAGAGTAATTCAGAATTTGATACATATCACTTATCCAAAACAATACCCAATAACACAACAATTAACAATTAAGGAGCAAACCATGGAAGACAAACCAAAGTACAAGCAATTACCTCAGCTTGCATTCCGGCATGCCGTCTAACACCTATCGCATCATACATAACAATCAAACTGAATCCTAAACAAACGGGAAATAACGAATCTGCCACCCCATGGCAAATGGCCACAGAAGTAGTTAATGCAGTACACAGTGCAGAATGTGAAGAAGGCATTCCACCAGAGGCAAACATAATCCTAAAATCCCACTTCCTCTCCACACAAAAATTCAGGAGAACCTTCACAGATTGTGCAGCAGCCAATGCGCATAAACCCGATACGAACGTAGGGTTCGCGGCCAATGTAGCCACAAAAGGACTTATTTTAACTTTAGCCGTCGCCGTCACACTCATGAGCGCCGTACCAAACGCCCCATTTCGTAGAAACTCATTCTCCTGGACACTTAAATCCTTGAAAACAGAGGCATATTTCGACTTCGAAGATTCAACCACAAAGGTCCCAACCTTCTGAAAAAGGGGGATTAAATACGAAAAGGGTTTGATGGTGGGGATGTAATTGCCCCATACGGAGTTAGGGTCGTGAGGAATCAAGGAATTTGAGGTGATTGAACATTTCTTGAATCTtttcaaattcttgaatttgaAGACAGATAGGGAGGAAAAACTCAACGATCTAGCAcaagaaaaattgaaaaatcTCAAAGCCTGGAACGGAGAGTGCAGCGTCACCAGGGAGCCCATGAGAACAGAACCACAAAGCTGTCAGAATTGAGTTCGCCCTTCAGTCTGCATCGAAGCAGAGCAAGAACGCAACAAAACTCGTACACTTTCGAGAATTCCGAGGTATGCGAAGAACAGAGGACACTCACTAGTCTAGGGACCACTTTTTGTGGTGGAACAAGATTtcccttttattttttttccatttgCTGATGATTTATTCTCAAAAGATGCCGCCACTTCACCGTGTAATtttgcgatttttttttttaaaaattaaactgAATTATCATATATGATCGgttaatatttcaaaaaataattgtGATTTGACATGTAAAATTATTCTTACGATTTTGAAAGTTTCAGACGGTTGCGGTCAGTTCAcgattgttttaaataaaaaatattagaatATATAAATTCTCatttatttgaaaacaacaatAATGTGGTATATTCCCCATCAAAACAATACTATAATGTCttctaatataaaatatagttcaAATCATACAAAGTTAAAGCTAGATAAAACGATAAtcaaaattcaaaactaaattaataatttaaccaCAACACACTCgcaacaaaaatgacatttacattatttttattatttttttactttcaaacttcaaacaaaatattgtgCTAAAAGAAATAAATACTCTAATAAAAGATTAatatgaataataataaaaaaaagataAGTTTTCTTTGTATTAGTCATAATTTTGAAGAAAGTTGAGATATAACGAATAACGATTTCTTTAATTGAATATGTtatttacaaattattataatcCTAAGCAAAATATTATGGCAAGCGATTTAGGCAGTGCGGTTTGGTGTGCGGTTCttggtaaaaaaaaatgaatcgcATATGTGGTGCGATTTATGATTACTATTTTTAATCGCGATTTTTACGAAATATTAGGAAAAACACTGCGGTGCAATTCGGTTCAAGTGGTTCGGGCGGTTCAGAcggttaataaaaaaatttgatcaccCCGAGACCATTCATCTTCCAATATTTTTAGGCTTGAAATTACGGGTGAAACAAAATTCAAAAACTTGGAACGTGAGcagttattatttttatatatcttCCTGTAGGATTTCGTTCATGTCGAAGTTTTCTTTTCTTAAAAATTGGGGAGAAGATTTTAATGATATAATATTGTATGCGAGAGTTCGTGACAAACTTGAGAATTTGGTGTTAGAAGAACCATATGTTATCAATATTAGATTTAAGCGATTttacaattaaaaaataattatggaTATGTATTTTAAGGAAATACTTGGTTGAATCTGTTTTAGTAGaacttttttaataatattttttgagtGCAAATTTAACATTTTCCTTGGCTTATTTCCTTTATTTTTATGCCTTGCATGAACTTACAAGAAAATGGATTTAACATTTTCTTCAAAAAGTTACAAATTTCCGTGACTTGATTGGTCGAAGTATTCCAACAAATTCGGAGTTTGGGACCAATTTTTCTCCATGTAAAACCATACCCCTCTAATAATTGCTGAATCTCCTTAATTGTCTCCCACATGACAACCAACCTTCAAATTAAGGAAAGAAAAAAGTAGGAACAATACAAGAAAGCCGAAAAACCCTTTCCACGATCCAACCAGATTTAGTTTTTCTCCAGgtaaaaagttcatattttcagGCACGATTCCCATCAATCCGAAGAAAATAGAATGGAATGGTCTTCAAAAAGTGCTACAAATGCATATCTTGATGCCCTCAAACTGgtatttaatttgttttatGCCTCCTCAAAATATATATGGCCTTTCATGTTCCATGCATGCAACAGATATTATTTGAATCATGCATGTGCTTCAAAATAataaatggatatttattcACATTGTGGATTGACCTGATTTTATTTTTGACGTAGAAAACAAGATATTAACATTCTCTTGTGATTCCAATTATTATGTAGTTTGCCATGCTATGCGCTTAAGACGATAAAATAATTGCAGCTTTTGAACAATGCAATTTAATCTTTTTTCCTTGTTTTCGAAATAAATCCAACGTTAACTAGGATTCCACCCATCTGTTTATTGGCATGTTTTGTTCTTATATACAACCGCATGATTCTCATCAAAGTTTTCTTGCACAACTCCTCTTGTCCAAAAACAGTGTGGCAAATGCAAGAAAGAGTGCAGTTCATGTGAAACACAAATACCTGAAAGCAACGAATTCATATCTGCTTTGGCGGCCGGAATGAGCGCAAAACTAATTGTGGAGGTGACATCCGATGTGTCCTCATCCACAGTAGCTTTAGCAGCAGCAGCACGACAAACTGGAGGAAAACTTGTGTGCATCCTTCCCGAGCCAAAACTCGACAGATCCCAGAAAGCAATTGATGATTCGGGCTTACACGACATGGTAGAATTCAAGACCGGGAACCCTGTAGATGTGTTACACGATTATGAGAACATAGACTTCTCTTTAGTAGATTGTAAGGCGGATAACTATGGAAGGTTACTCGAAAAGCTTGATGTGAATCCTAAGAGATCGGTGGTGGTGGCAAACAATCTGTTGGGAGGAGGAAAAGGGTTGGGAGGACACTTGAGAGGGGTGGAAAATAAAACTGAAGTAAGGTCTATGAAGCATCCTATCGGTAGAGGTATGGAGATTACAATGATTGGCAAAAGTAATGACTTTGGGAACAAGGAAAGAGGTACAGAGAGGAGGAGGATCATGAAAAGGGGTGACAAGAGCAAATGGGTTTTTGAAGTTGATGAAAAGAGTGGAGAAGAGCATATCTTTAGGATGCCAAGATCACAATGACACTTTTTATGCAGTATAGATGTGTGGCAGGTTTGTTACTTCAGTTGGTTCGTGTGGGAAGATGTGGTTTTTTACTCTGCAATTCCTTTGACTAGCGAGTATGAAACTGCACAACGTCGAGAGAGAGCGCCTCCAAGAGTCCGTAATTTCAACATCTTGTACAAGCTTGACTGGAGGGAAGGACATGCGGGGGTCGGGGTTGGGTGGAAATGGGATTAAATCTACGGGTATATAAATATATGGGATGTAAATGGGTTGTCCGTACATAAAACATTTACAAGGGAGAATCTAGATTCATAACTGTAAAATACAACGTGGTTTAAGGTTAAACCGTCGTAAGTGAAATAAAGTGTGTGATCAGCAAATTCAGCTTTCTTGTGTAATCCAAAGAATAACCGATCAATGACGTGAtagtaaataaaaacaaatgaaAGGTAACTCGTGCGTAAAATATTATCCAAAATGCGAAGATTTAGTTACTTATTAATCCATTtgaaatttgtaaaaaaaaagaaaaagaaatgcaGGTTCAAAAAACAAGTGTTATTCCCGCTCCACATTTTCTAGTTGTCTTCCACCATGTCAGGAAATTAGATGAGTTTTCACAAGACAATGTGGAGTGTGAATAACCATTGTGTGGTAAGCAACATTCTTGGAGGCAGAAACAAAAGATGGCAAATTCCTCTTCTATAAACGAATGAATACCATGGACTTCAATTTCTGTATGATGCACTGACGAAATTTGATCCTGAATGAAGATGCAATGATCTAATAAAAAAACCACGGATAATCCAAATATGAATCTCCAATGAAACCTACATGTTTAAAGAAGACATGGATCAGATGAGTAAAAACAaggtaaataatatatatatatatatatatataataagtaTTATGATCGTGTCAAGGTGATTACCAAAAAACTCTTTAACATGATTCAAGAATGAAGACCTATGGTACAACCTTAATTTCTTCATCAGTATCCAGTACCTTTCATCTGATTGCCACAAAACTTTAACTTATCCAGCAGTGCACAAACTGAGTTTCATAGCATAGTACAAGGGTGACGCCCCAAGATCCAATTGTCTTGAGTTAGAATCCCACTTGTGTGCGTTGTTTAGGTAGATAAGAATCCCCCACCCCCATTGtattaaaaaactaaaaaaaacatAACAGTATGCTACGTTAACTTTTACATGAAACCTCTACTTAGCCAAGCTAACTTCGAAAATGATGGGAAACCCAAGACTAATCTGGTTACCAAGAGCATGATGAAGCGTTCTCTTTACAAAACTTAAGAAAATCAGCTAGCAACTCCTCGTAAAATGCAACCATACAAACAACCAGTATGTGAGGATGATATTAATCATGCAGGTAGATATACGAATAGCCATTCAGGTCAGATAACATAAACCTTCCTTCTCTTAGCCAGAGGATTGTATATCAGTTCAGTAAATCTCAACAAACTGAAACCAGTGCTATATAAATTTTGAGGAAAACAAGTTCCAGCCATCCACCAgacagagagagagagagagagagagagagagagagagagagacatTAGAAAAAAAGAAAGCTTAAAGGAAGCAACCTGCAAGTAATCAGCAACTCACTCGGAAATCCATCGAACCTCCAAATACCGAAGCTAGCATTTGTCACTTTTGTGTGTTGTAACATAACTTCCACTTCCTTTTAATCAGCTCGAACTAtaattagtaaaaaaaataacCTCATGTCGCATTAGCAGTACTAGTTTCACTAGAGTCAAAACTGGTAGATCTAGGAAGTTCTGTTTCCCTTACTACTCTACTGTATACAACTTTGAATGACTGTGAATTATTCGGTTTTTTCAGCAAACTGAATGGCATTCTCAGTATCTGCCTTCTGTTCCTTCTCCCTGTAACTAAAATGTTGAAGGTCTTATCATCGTCAGCTTTCTGCTGTTGTCTCTGCACATGTTGATTGTTGTGTCTGCCAGCGTTTTCATTGGAACCATTACTGCTGTTTAAGGGACTAACTGAATAATGAATATTGTCCTCATTCCCTGATCTAATTACGTCCATATCTTTCAAGTCTCCCGCTTCTGATGCTGAAAGAACTCTCTCTTTTTTAGACTCGTTCTCAGGGTTAAGATCCAAAGGTAAATCAGGCGCCAAATTTAGgttttcagagttgatagattgcGTCTTTGTCTCCATTATGGGTTCAGAAATTGATTCCACCACAGTTGGTGAGGAAGGAAATTCTATTGGATGGCAGCCAGGCCAAACCGTGATAGGAATAACCTCTGAACCGTTGGAACATATATTCCGTTGCCAAGGAAAATGACTTCGATGAAATGAGCTACTAGTTACTGGAAAGGTGGAGGGTGGTATAGCTTGGGGTTGAGAATATGCAGGGTACACAAATGGCAATGGGTGGATCATGTTAGGTGTTGGTGGGGGAGATGGATAAGGGTGATGG is a window encoding:
- the LOC140815027 gene encoding uncharacterized protein, producing MGSLVTLHSPFQALRFFNFSCARSLSFSSLSVFKFKNLKRFKKCSITSNSLIPHDPNSVWGNYIPTIKPFSYLIPLFQKVGTFVVESSKSKYASVFKDLSVQENEFLRNGAFGTALMSVTATAKVKISPFVATLAANPTFVSGLCALAAAQSVKVLLNFCVERKWDFRIMFASGGMPSSHSALCTALTTSVAICHGVADSLFPVCLGFSLIVMYDAIGVRRHAGMQAEVLNLIVEDLFQGHPISERKLKELLGHTPSQVFAGALLGIIVAWICSPGYFIAI
- the LOC140813568 gene encoding uncharacterized protein translates to MEWSSKSATNAYLDALKLCGKCKKECSSCETQIPESNEFISALAAGMSAKLIVEVTSDVSSSTVALAAAARQTGGKLVCILPEPKLDRSQKAIDDSGLHDMVEFKTGNPVDVLHDYENIDFSLVDCKADNYGRLLEKLDVNPKRSVVVANNLLGGGKGLGGHLRGVENKTEVRSMKHPIGRGMEITMIGKSNDFGNKERGTERRRIMKRGDKSKWVFEVDEKSGEEHIFRMPRSQ